From the genome of Francisella tularensis subsp. tularensis:
TAGTAACAGCATAATTAAATGGTTTGATATCGCCAAAATTATCGACAAATGTTTGCCCAACCAACTCAATTACTCGTTTGGTTATATCATCTGCCACACTTTTATATGAATCTGGAATCTTGATATCAGAGCTAGGAGTTTTACGATTTTGACTATCATAATTCCACTGTCCACCCTCTGGATTACCATCATTATCAAGCAAAATATCGTGCTTAATACGCATGTAACGATAGAAATACTCCATTCGTAGTTGCTTATAGCCTTTTGCCCAGTTTGTAAACTCACCAATTGTTGCTAAAAATCTATCATCTATGCGTATTTCAACATCAATTGAAAAATCTTTTTGCCAGCTTTGGATATCTTTTAATACACGATATTCACCCGGTTCAGTAACAATAAGCTTTTGTATGCAAAGCTTTTCAACAACTCGCTGTATTTCTGAATAAAATGAACCGGTATTTTTTGGATCATCTAGTTTTGTATAGCAAACTTTATAGCCTAATTTATGTAACTGTAGTGCAAAATGGCGCATTGCTGAGAAAATATATACAAGCTTCTTTTTATGATGCTTAACATAGCTAGCCTCTTTCATCACTTCACACATCATCACAACATCATTTGCTTTATCACAATCTCTCAAGCTAGAAATACTCTGTGAAAGCTGATCTCCTAGAATTAATCGTAAAGTCCTCATTAGAATAATTCTCCTTGTATGCTCTCTACCTTGTGTTGTTTAGATTTTATTTTTCTAGACGTTTTCCTACTGGCGTGTTTTTTGACAATATTTTTAGTTTCTTGACTATTTTTAGAGCTTTTTCTAATTTTATAAATATTATCTGCAGCAAATTTACGTGCTTGTTTTTCATCAATGGTTGGATCTGGATAATCTAGAGAATTATGTTTTTCTAACCATGGAGTATGAATATTTTCATTACTTACATTTTCTAGTTCAGGTAGCCATCTTCGAATAAACTCGCCATTAGGATCTTGGTCAATGCTTTGCTTAATAGGGTTATAAATACGGATACTATTAATACCTGTAGTCCCAGATTGCATTTGTACTTGTGAGTAATGAATACCTGGCTCATAATCAGTAAATAATCTTGCTAAATATAGCGATGTAACACGCCAATCTAACCACAAATGATAGCTTGCAAAACTCATAAGCATTGCACGCATACGAAAATTTAGCCACCCTGTCGCAATCAAAGCTCGCATACAAGCATCTATCATTGGATAACCAGTATTGCCAGTTTTCCATGCTTCAAAACATTGTTGATTTAGCGGTTCTGTACGTAGTTGATCATAAGCTGAATGCAAATTCTCATATTCAATACTTGGTTGATCCTCTAACTTCTGCATAAAATGACAATGCCAACGCAAACGTGATAAAAATGAACGCATTGCACTTAACCATTTTGTTTTATTTTTTACGCTACTTTCTTTGATTTCATTTTTACGCTGATTAGCTTTCTGGTATATCTCTTTTAACGAAATAACTCCAAAAGCTATATATGGCGATAACCTTGAACAACTTTTAAAAGCTGTTACAGGTGAAGACATTTCTTTGGTATAGCCGCACCCCCTTTGATATAAAAAACTATCAAGAATTCTAAGTGCACGAATTCGACCGCCTTTTTGTCTTTTGTAACAATCATCATACTCTAGACCAAGGCTCTCAGCAGTAGGTATTTTGATTTGGTTTTCGCAAATAAACTTAAGTTTGGTAGGCGCTCTTATAATCTTTTCACTCATGCGCTGATGCCATAACAAAGCCCAGTTATCTCTATCAGCTAAACAACGAACTACACCATTTTGATATGGTTGATGCCATACAATATTATTCTGTTTAAAAAATTTCTCAAGTTTAATATCTCGCTGATATGTCCAGTCATTCCAAGTTTCTTGATGCGACCAAACATTCTTTATATTATATTTTTGTATTAGCTGCTCAAAAATCTCTACAGCATCCCCTAGCATTATAGCTAAAGATTGACCCAATTTTGTAAGCTCAGTATTTAGCTCTTCTAGACACTCTGATAAAAACAAATATTGCCTATGACTCATATCAGGCTGTTGCCAAAGTTCAGGTTCAATTATGTATAGTGGTAAAATATCTCCTTTTTCAGAGGCTAATGATAAAGCTAAGTTATCAGTTACGCGTAAGTCTCGCTTAAACCAAACTATCTGCATTTATATGATTTAACCTTTTTTGATGTTTTGCAACTCTTCCTGTTACTCTTTTACGCCAAAGCTTAAAACTACTCGGCTTAAGATTGTTGCGCATAATCTTTATAACTTGTGGCTCTAATAATCCGGTTATTTCTTTGATTGCATCAAATGATGTCTTATCACACCACGCCATTTCTATAACTTCACTAGTTGTTATACTCTTATCATTCATAAAAATACCTCTAAAAATTCCGGCTATGGAATAATCTCATTGCCATCCCATGCGAAACATTTACCACTATCGTCGGCTTTTAAACCATCTAAAACTTCAATTAGCTTACTAGCTGAATACTCTGGTGTGAAAAGTTTACCCTCAGGCACTCTAGCTTGGAAAGGTTCAGAAAGATGACTATCGACTGTACCTGGATGTAGCCCAACTATTACAGCATTTGGATTTAAACGCTTAGTTTCAATACTTGC
Proteins encoded in this window:
- a CDS encoding TIGR03643 family protein; the protein is MNDKSITTSEVIEMAWCDKTSFDAIKEITGLLEPQVIKIMRNNLKPSSFKLWRKRVTGRVAKHQKRLNHINADSLV
- a CDS encoding FAD-binding domain-containing protein, translated to MQIVWFKRDLRVTDNLALSLASEKGDILPLYIIEPELWQQPDMSHRQYLFLSECLEELNTELTKLGQSLAIMLGDAVEIFEQLIQKYNIKNVWSHQETWNDWTYQRDIKLEKFFKQNNIVWHQPYQNGVVRCLADRDNWALLWHQRMSEKIIRAPTKLKFICENQIKIPTAESLGLEYDDCYKRQKGGRIRALRILDSFLYQRGCGYTKEMSSPVTAFKSCSRLSPYIAFGVISLKEIYQKANQRKNEIKESSVKNKTKWLSAMRSFLSRLRWHCHFMQKLEDQPSIEYENLHSAYDQLRTEPLNQQCFEAWKTGNTGYPMIDACMRALIATGWLNFRMRAMLMSFASYHLWLDWRVTSLYLARLFTDYEPGIHYSQVQMQSGTTGINSIRIYNPIKQSIDQDPNGEFIRRWLPELENVSNENIHTPWLEKHNSLDYPDPTIDEKQARKFAADNIYKIRKSSKNSQETKNIVKKHASRKTSRKIKSKQHKVESIQGELF